One region of Malania oleifera isolate guangnan ecotype guangnan chromosome 6, ASM2987363v1, whole genome shotgun sequence genomic DNA includes:
- the LOC131157823 gene encoding uncharacterized protein LOC131157823 yields MSALSKDLWLPRDVLICGCLKGFSSMQKAGVRFVKMIANHGNGAVTVILCRESFLPYSRFFLSPTGWVCQIGIHCSYTYGHGAMQNIQDICWKMPIYGLISKLPVELI; encoded by the exons ATGTCTGCCTTGTCCAAGGATTTGTGGCTGCCACGGGATGTCCTGATATGTGGATGCTTGAAAG GATTTAGTTCAATGCAAAAGGCAGGAGTGAGATTTGTGAAG ATGATAGCCAACCATGGTAATGGTGCTGTTACCGTAATCCTTTGTAGGGAGAGCTTTCTGCCATACTCCCGCTTCTTTCTTTCCCCTACAGGCTGGGTATGTCAAATTGGAATACATTGCAGCTACACATACGGACATGGTGCAATGCAGAATATTCAAG ATATTTGTTGGAAAATGCCAATTTATGGCTTGATTTCAAAGTTGCCCGTGGAGCTGATCTGA
- the LOC131157822 gene encoding uncharacterized protein LOC131157822 → MRYKRGIKVEVLTQKDVPSGSWRSAEIISGNGHTYAVRYDAHVGSTDEAVVERVSRKSIRPFPPPKEFSENWVPGDIVEVFDNFSWKMATISKVLDRKFYLVRLLGSVWEFKVKKVYIRARLSWQDDKWVVIGKGSRNFQDGKQTKKSTPKYSKSSQVQLIEAVMNPRAKGDCVSVKNKMYAQEMQTVYMRTLKRRMPDYDSPIEPYAGAAQKFRVTERDGRRLRVIAAYPTSLPEKVDAVASTREMLAEKQKNASFNNRTGFSEMDVERLKPNGAVGSSFAISLELNDADSVTCSVGSCSTSSNIPYELPSHSFMGPEEDIDGNFSDAESFCRWGNEEGEFFLPTEEELAAEIHRLELHAYHCTMVALHALGPLSWEQETLVTNLRLSLHISNDEHLMELRNLGCTDSSIPIR, encoded by the exons ATGAGATACAAGAGAGGTATTAAAGTGGAGGTATTAACACAGAAGGATGTGCCATCCGGATCTTGGCGCAGTGCTGAAATAATCAGCGGTAATGGACACACCTACGCTGTTAGATATGATGCCCATGTGGGCTCAACTGATGAGGCAGTTGTCGAAAGGGTATCGAGGAAGTCCATCAGGCCTTTTCCCCCGCCTAAGGAATTTTCAGAGAATTGGGTTCCTGGTGACATTGTGGAGGTGTTTGACAATTTCTCCTGGAAAATGGCGACAATTTCAAAGGTTTTAGATAGGAAATTCTATTTGGTTAGGCTGCTTGGATCCGTCTGGGAATTTAAAGTCAAGAAGGTTTACATCAGGGCAAGATTGTCATGGCAAGATGACAAATGGGTCGTGATTGGGAAG GGTTCTAGAAATTTTCAAGATGGCAAACAGACTAAGAAGTCTACTCCAAAGTATAGTAAGAGCTCCCAAGTTCAACTAATTGAAGCAGTGATGAATCCTCGTGCAAAAGGCGATTGTGTTTCTGTTAAGAACAAGATGTATGCCCAGGAGATGCAAACTGTTTATATGCGAACTCTGAAGAGAAGGATGCCAGATTATGATTCTCCGATTGAGCCATATGCAGGAGCTGCCCAGAAGTTTAGAGTCACAGAGAGAGACGGTAGGCGGCTTCGAGTAATTGCTGCATATCCAACCTCATTACCTGAAAAGGTAGATGCTGTTGCTTCCACACGAGAAATGCTGgctgaaaaacaaaaaaatgctTCTTTTAACAACAGAACTGGGTTTTCTGAAATGGATGTGGAGAGGTTGAAACCAAATGGTGCTGTGGGGAGTTCATTTGCAATAAGCTTAGAGCTTAATGATGCTGATAGTGTTACATGCTCTGTTGGTAGTTGTAGTACTTCTAGTAACATTCCCTATGAGTTGCCTTCTCATTCTTTCATGGGTCCTGAAGAAGATATTGATGGTAATTTTAGTGATGCTGAATCTTTTTGTCGTTGGGGGAATGAGGAAGGGGAGTTTTTCCTTCCCACAGAAGAGGAATTGGCGGCAGAAATTCATAGGTTAGAGTTGCATGCCTACCATTGCACTATGGTGGCATTGCATGCATTGGGACCTCTAAGTTGGGAACAAGAAACATTGGTGACAAACCTTCGTCTTTCGCTCCATATATCAAATGATGAACATTTGATGGAGCTTAGAAACTTGGGTTGTACAGATAGCAGCATTCCAATTAGATGA